The Leishmania braziliensis MHOM/BR/75/M2904 complete genome, chromosome 25 genome includes a region encoding these proteins:
- a CDS encoding cyclin — protein sequence MQHTGYHRSAVVMMAVPVQGRIPLSNQTNLAREPYHKTGPQLLTPRTNERHFVSEYGSEILTYFLEVERVVYSERLYMDRQSEITDRMRKILIDWLIDVITEFKLHSETFYLAVDIIDRFLFFYNIPRTKLQLVGITAVLVAAKHEEIWPPTMNDCVAVTANTYTTREVIGMEFDVVTALRFKFTVPTTYPIACRLLESCHMSPTVRHATFLFLESAAHCYPLLQFLPSRIAAGALLLGAFLIRHNTSQDAIPLQRLWEIEVYPFAHGIRFEEVQPVTEQLLPFTQRLCSGSSRLQAVRRKYSSHEYDCVAALEFPFVSTSA from the coding sequence ATGCAGCACACTGGATATCATAGAAGCGCGGTGGTCATGATGGCGGTCCCAGTACAAGGACGGATTCCTCTCTCTAACCAGACCAATCTAGCTCGCGAGCCTTATCACAAGACTGGACCTCAACTCCTGACACCTCGAACTAATGAACGACATTTTGTGTCGGAGTACGGGTCCGAAATATTGACGTACTTTTTGGAGGTCGAGCGCGTTGTTTACAGCGAGAGATTATACATGGATCGTCAGTCAGAGATCACTGATCGGATGCGGAAAATCCTGATAGATTGGCTGATTGATGTTATCACAGAGTTCAAGCTTCATTCCGAAACGTTCTATCTGGCCGTAGATATCATCGATAgatttctttttttctacAATATTCCGCGTACCAAGCTACAGCTGGTGGGCATTACAGCTGTTTTAGTTGCGGCTAAGCACGAGGAAATCTGGCCGCCAACAATGAATGACTGTGTCGCTGTGACAGCTAACACGTATACCACAAGGGAGGTTATCGGCATGGAGTTTGACGTTGTGACTGCCCTTCGGTTCAAGTTCACTGTTCCCACGACGTACCCAATAGCTTGTCGACTCTTGGAAAGCTGCCACATGTCGCCAACAGTGCGTCACGCCACGTTTCTGTTTTTGGAGAGTGCTGCCCACTGCTATCCACTCCTGCAGTTCCTACCGTCACGTATTGCGGCAGGGGCTCTTCTTCTTGGAGCGTTTTTGATTCGCCACAACACGTCACAGGATGCGATTCCACTCCAACGTCTATGGGAGATCGAAGTATACCCATTTGCCCACGGAATTAGATTTGAGGAGGTTCAGCCAGTTACTGAGCAGCTTCTCCCGTTCACTCAGCGCTTATGCTCTGGTTCATCTCGTCTTCAGG
- a CDS encoding calpain family cysteine protease-like protein produces the protein MGNACCGCCYATPEYKLSRPRVSGKSTPCFDDGNLFKIVKGGTWYFYNDTQDYQMKVTVNFGDGSKVIALSDTHLVTKNDYGACTATVSVFPLETKAMVKVKKTNDFNVKFSGIAFTEVDRQKLHQKAAAQVSADLAKMRKLREKNPKVKNQNQLLKVARTEGNMYLDTSFPPTSRSLIRPGIDSEPDACLKRPETIAWRRPEDFLPKEWHSKIRLFSDISPKDIAQGQLGDCYYLCAVAALAEYDAAIKGIFKNHHWCYIRNQEQKYGAWRVNLNISGWWRTIIVDAYLPSVQLLPVFARNRNHPNELWVSFAEKAYAKAFGSYQAIVAGYPWQALEDLTGFPAYDFGDAWKTSQTDTEARRRLFDSLHRWNEKKYLICIATPGNGNLKMGGKRLSANEVQALFEKAGLSTGHAYSVLDVKHFPLHHLCMLKIRNPWGSQVEWTGDWGDDSPLWNHYPLIKLACRPQKKADGTFWMEWRDVSMFFDSGSVCLRRGNWFHSWYDYRVPGNFEDLVCDTALEIIVNKTSVFPAYISLHQKDRRGLPASDPDKKYAAVMLSISKGDINGSQQKVVANSSVNPEEPSTEYLFQQSRSVSLFYKFTKGHKYLVIPRRMNSTGNNVPKKKYVIALHTQSKVSSKNVHVNIVRLNKNNAVFKNVTSFDAGTLTSLTTVYQTKDGTSVFRTYRSDNLGKGKKQRNAEFELMM, from the coding sequence ATGGGCAACGcttgctgcggctgctgttaTGCAACGCCAGAGTACAAGCTCAGCAGACCGCGTGTCTCCGGCAAATCCACACCGTGCTTCGACGATGGCAACCTCTTCAAGATCGTCAAGGGCGGTACCTGGTACTTTTACAACGACACGCAGGACTACCAGATGAAGGTGACAGTCAACTTCGGCGATGGCTCCAAGGTCATCGCGCTAAGTGACACGCACCTCGTGACCAAGAACGACTACGGcgcctgcaccgccaccgtgtCGGTGTTCCCGCTCGAGACTAAGGCCATGgtgaaggtgaagaagacgAACGACTTCAACGTTAAGTTCTCCGGCATCGCCTTCACCGAGGTGGACAGACAGAAGCTTCAtcagaaggcggcggcgcaggtcaGCGCCGACCTAGCCAAGATGCGCAAGCTGCGCGAGAAGAACCCGAAGGTCAAAAACCAAAATCAACTCCTGAAGGTGGCACGAACGGAGGGCAATATGTACCTTGACACGTCCTTCCCGCCCACCTCGCGGTCGCTGATCCGCCCTGGCATCGACTCGGAACCAGATGCGTGCCTGAAGCGGCCGGAGACGATTGCGTGGCGTCGCCCCGAGGACTTCCTGCCGAAGGAGTGGCACTCAAAGATTCGGCTCTTCAGTGACATCTCGCCTAAGGACATTGCCCAGGGTCAGCTCGGTGACTGCTACTACCtctgcgcggtggcggcgctggccgAGTACGATGCTGCTATCAAGGGAATCTTTAAGAACCACCACTGGTGCTACATCCGCAATCAGGAGCAAAAGTACGGTGCGTGGCGTGTGAACCTCAACATCAGCGGGTGGTGGCGCACTATCATCGTGGACGCGTACTTGCCCAGCGTGCAGCTTTTGCCGGTGTTCGCGCGCAACCGCAACCATCCGAACGAGCTGTGGGTATCCTTCGCAGAGAAGGCCTACGCGAAGGCCTTCGGTTCGTACCAGGCGATCGTGGCTGGATACCCGTGGCAAGCCCTCGAGGACCTCACCGGCTTCCCGGCCTACGACTTCGGCGACGCATGGAAGACATCACAGACGGACACCGAGGCACGGAGGAGGCTCTTTGACTCCCTCCATCGGTGGAACGAGAAGAAGTACCTGATCTGTATTGCCACTCCAGGTAACGGCAATCTGAAAATGGGCGGCAAGCGGCTCTCGGCGAACGAGGTGCAGGCCCTGTTTGAGAAAGCCGGTCTGAGCACTGGCCACGCGTACTCAGTGCTGGACGTGAAACACTTCCCGCTGCATCATCTGTGCATGCTGAAGATCCGCAACCCGTGGGGGTCGCAGGTGGAGTGGACCGGGGACTGGGGCGATGACAGTCCCCTGTGGAACCACTACCCGCTCATCAAACTCGCTTGCCGTCCTCAGAAGAAAGCGGATGGCACCTTCTGGATGGAGTGGCGAGATGTGTCGATGTTCTTCGATAGCGGCTCTGTatgcctccgccgcggcaaCTGGTTCCACTCATGGTACGACTACCGTGTTCCCGGCAACTTTGAGGACCTTGTGTGCGACACGGCGCTGGAGATCATTGTGAACAAGACGTCGGTGTTTCCGGCGTACATCTCGCTGCATCAGAAGGACCGCCGCGGCCTGCCGGCCAGCGACCCGGACAAGAAGTACGCTGCCGTTATGTTGAGCATTTCTAAGGGTGACATCAACGGCTCGCAGCAGAAGGTGGTGGCAAACTCCAGCGTGAACCCGGAGGAGCCGAGTACCGAATACCTCTTCCAGCAATCCCGCtccgtctccctcttctaTAAGTTCACAAAGGGCCACAAGTACCTCGTCATTCCGCGTCGCATGAACAGCACTGGCAACAACGTGCCGAAGAAGAAGTATGTCATCGCACTTCACACGCAGAGCAAGGTGTCTAGTAAGAACGTCCACGTCAATATCGTGCGCCTTAACAAGAACAACGCGGTATTCAAGAACGTGACCTCGTTCGACGCCGGCACACTGACGAGCCTCACCACGGTGTACCAGACCAAGGATGGCACCAGCGTCTTCCGCACCTACCGCAGCGACAACTTGGGCAAGGGCaagaagcagcgcaacgCAGAGTTCGAGCTGATGATGTGA